In one Carassius carassius chromosome 48, fCarCar2.1, whole genome shotgun sequence genomic region, the following are encoded:
- the LOC132131816 gene encoding translation machinery-associated protein 7, translating into MSGREGGKKKPLKAPKKQSKDMDDEDMAFKQKQKEEQKAMEQLKAKASGKGPLTGGGIKKSGKK; encoded by the exons ATGTCTGGAAGAGAag GAGGTAAAAAGAAACCCCTCAAGGCTCCCAAAAAGCAGTCGAAGGATATGGATGAT GAGGACATGGCtttcaaacagaaacagaaagaggAGCAGAAAGCAATGGAACAGTTGAAAGCCAAGGCTTCTGGAAAAGGACCTTTAA CTGGAGGTGGAATCAAGAAATCTGGGAAGAAGTGA
- the LOC132131815 gene encoding deoxyribonuclease gamma-like, with amino-acid sequence MKVAAFNIQKFGKSKLSDPFVLKNLIKIVSRYDIIVILEVVDSSGDSVDNFLEELNKFNKTHHYTLEISTRLGRGNYKEQFMFLYRDDLVDLVGSYQYQDDQPGDEDAFAREPYVLRFKCHKTVLEDLVLMPVHTKPEDSVKELDELYDVFQNVKTKWKTDNIMILGDFNADGSYVSGKEMKTIRIRSDEDFHWLITDDVDTTASTKNDNTYDRIVIYGDDMLNAVVPNSAKPFNFQKAYKLKEEDALKVSDHYPVEVELKKNRKQLKRQR; translated from the exons ATGAAGGTTGCCGCTTTCAACATCCAGAAATTTGGGAAATCTAAACTATCAGATCCATTTGTGCTGAAAAACCTGATCAAG ATTGTGTCACGCTATGACATCATTGTTATTCTAGAAGTGGTGGATTCTAGCGGAGATTCAGTGGATAATTTTCTCGAAGAGCTGAATAA GTTCAACAAGACGCATCATTACACATTGGAGATCAGCACACGCCTGGGAAGAGGAAACTACAAGGAACAGTTTATGTTCCTTTACAG GGATGACCTGGTGGATTTGGTTGGGTCTTACCAATACCAAGACGATCAGCCTGGAGATGAAGATGCCTTTGCCAGAGAACCATATGTTCTCCGATTCAAATGTCATAAAACAG TGTTGGAAGATTTGGTGCTGATGCCCGTCCACACCAAGCCTGAAGATTCAGTGAAGGAACTTGACGAACTGTATGACGTGTTTCAGAATGTCAAGACGAAATGGAAGACTGAT AACATCATGATTTTGGGGGACTTCAATGCAGACGGCAGTTACGTGTCTGGTAAGGAAATGAAAACGATCCGCATCAGAAGTGACGAGGACTTCCACTGGCTGATCACGGATGATGTGGACACCACAGCCAGCACCAAAAACGACAACACTTACGACCG GATCGTGATATATGGAGACGATATGCTGAATGCTGTCGTTCCAAATTCGGCAAAACCGTTCAACTTCCAGAAGGCCTACAAACTGAAAGAGGAGGAT GCGCTGAAAGTGAGTGACCACTATCCAGTAGAAGTGGAACTGAAGAAAAACCGAAAACAGCTTAAACGTCAAC gtTGA
- the LOC132131813 gene encoding deoxyribonuclease-1-like isoform X1 — MHGLFFKCHSLFTSCLTDNTGKQFETSQQTKAASVDTMKIASFNIRRMGPSKLANKNIVNYLIKIFSRYSIIILLEVVDKSGKSIDKFLQELNSTGANKKRPFTMVGSSRLGRTLYKEQFVCFYREDEANLVNTYQYEDNQVGDEDAFSREPFILRFHCKHTVLKDLVLIPVHTKPKDSQKELDELYDVFLEVINKWNTDNVMILGDFNADGAYVSKKKMKAIRIRTDPDFHWLIGDDVDTTVIESNDHTYDRIVVYKDDMLKAVVPKSAKPFNFQQAYKLSEEMALEISDHYPVEVSLKKSSAAKTSGKAKSKARKRKA, encoded by the exons ATGCATGGGCTGTTTTTCAAATGCCATTCATTATTCACTAGCTGCCTAACGGACAACACTGGAAAACAATTTGAGACTTCACAGCAAACAAAAGCAGCTTCG GTTGACACAATGAAGATCGCATCTTTTAACATCAGACGTATGGGTCCAAGCAAACTGGCaaacaaaaatattgtaaattatcTTATAAAG ATCTTCTCTCGGTACAGTATTATCATTCTTCTGGAGGTGGTGGACAAATCGGGCAAATCCATAGACAAATTTCTGCAGGAGCTCAACAGCACTGG AGCTAACAAGAAACGCCCTTTCACAATGGTCGGAAGCTCCAGGCTGGGACGAACTCTTTATAAGGAGCAGTTCGTCTGTTTCTACAG AGAAGATGAGGCTAACCTGGTTAACACGTACCAATATGAAGACAATCAAGTGGGTGACGAGGACGCTTTCTCTCGAGAGCCTTTCATCCTGCGtttccactgtaaacacacag TGCTGAAAGATTTGGTGCTGATCCCTGTTCACACAAAGCCTAAAGACTCACAGAAGGAACTGGACGAACTGTACGACGTCTTTCTAGAGGTCATAAATAAATGGAACACGGAT AACGTCATGATCCTTGGCGACTTCAACGCAGACGGCGCTTACGTCTCTAAGAAGAAGATGAAGGCCATCAGGATCCGCACCGATCCCGATTTCCATTGGCTGATTGGAGACGATGTGGACACCACAGTCATTGAGTCCAATGACCACACCTACGACAG gaTTGTGGTGTATAAAGATGACATGTTGAAAGCTGTTGTGCCAAAGTCTGCAAAACCTTTTAACTTTCAGCAAGCCTACAAACTTTCAGAGGAAATG GCCCTGGAAATCAGTGATCATTACCCAGTGGAGGTGAGTCTGAAGAAGTCGTCCGCGGCAAAGACCAGCGGCAAAGCCAAAAGCAAAGCACGAAAacgcaaagcatga
- the LOC132131813 gene encoding deoxyribonuclease gamma-like isoform X2, whose product MKIASFNIRRMGPSKLANKNIVNYLIKIFSRYSIIILLEVVDKSGKSIDKFLQELNSTGANKKRPFTMVGSSRLGRTLYKEQFVCFYREDEANLVNTYQYEDNQVGDEDAFSREPFILRFHCKHTVLKDLVLIPVHTKPKDSQKELDELYDVFLEVINKWNTDNVMILGDFNADGAYVSKKKMKAIRIRTDPDFHWLIGDDVDTTVIESNDHTYDRIVVYKDDMLKAVVPKSAKPFNFQQAYKLSEEMALEISDHYPVEVSLKKSSAAKTSGKAKSKARKRKA is encoded by the exons ATGAAGATCGCATCTTTTAACATCAGACGTATGGGTCCAAGCAAACTGGCaaacaaaaatattgtaaattatcTTATAAAG ATCTTCTCTCGGTACAGTATTATCATTCTTCTGGAGGTGGTGGACAAATCGGGCAAATCCATAGACAAATTTCTGCAGGAGCTCAACAGCACTGG AGCTAACAAGAAACGCCCTTTCACAATGGTCGGAAGCTCCAGGCTGGGACGAACTCTTTATAAGGAGCAGTTCGTCTGTTTCTACAG AGAAGATGAGGCTAACCTGGTTAACACGTACCAATATGAAGACAATCAAGTGGGTGACGAGGACGCTTTCTCTCGAGAGCCTTTCATCCTGCGtttccactgtaaacacacag TGCTGAAAGATTTGGTGCTGATCCCTGTTCACACAAAGCCTAAAGACTCACAGAAGGAACTGGACGAACTGTACGACGTCTTTCTAGAGGTCATAAATAAATGGAACACGGAT AACGTCATGATCCTTGGCGACTTCAACGCAGACGGCGCTTACGTCTCTAAGAAGAAGATGAAGGCCATCAGGATCCGCACCGATCCCGATTTCCATTGGCTGATTGGAGACGATGTGGACACCACAGTCATTGAGTCCAATGACCACACCTACGACAG gaTTGTGGTGTATAAAGATGACATGTTGAAAGCTGTTGTGCCAAAGTCTGCAAAACCTTTTAACTTTCAGCAAGCCTACAAACTTTCAGAGGAAATG GCCCTGGAAATCAGTGATCATTACCCAGTGGAGGTGAGTCTGAAGAAGTCGTCCGCGGCAAAGACCAGCGGCAAAGCCAAAAGCAAAGCACGAAAacgcaaagcatga
- the LOC132131811 gene encoding piggyBac transposable element-derived protein 4-like — protein sequence MDACKTGKVNIVMDGSEECVNGDEEQHEKKEWDESSDNESVASSVDSAVEEMSSDYLETLLDEFSDDDDDDWYPEVTPRKKKRSGLSSVSPSPAKSCRSGSPASVQSSKGKARKRSTRRSLPFSNSISEKKWRSVDEPDIDPAQPIFRPKNTPGPQLISTATCSPLQYFELFFSKSVLKTILENTNANGAMRQDDKKMPWEDITIKDLKAFIALVIYMGVLKCFSLTDYWKTSDLYSLPYPARIMTGKKFLTISRALHISDPKVDAENDKKRGTPEYDRLCKIKPLYQDIRDACRASFHPFQNIAIDERMVASKARTGLKQYMKNKPTRKGYKLFVLADSLCGYTWDFFIYEGKANLVESKGISYDSVMILANERLLGSGYKLFVDNFYTSPKLFRDLLRKNIWACGTVRSNRIGHSKTQAPHGNIRWFREEDLLFVEWKDKRDVLMCSTFHKAFNGDTIKRNVKGADGVWAPQEFPVPAAVLDYNKHMGGVDLSDALIGYYTVLHKTQRWYRTFFFHFVDIAVVNAFILHQQMAKMKKEKPLSQKAFREALVNELASPPPPVRATLTPYSHLPKYISGDSTNGRRRCKVCQNKTPVMCVTCEMPFCFVPKRDCFTKWHNPDGSSENEND from the exons ATGGACGCGTGCAAAACAGGGAAGGTTAATATCGTTATGGACGGCTCGGAGGAATGCGTGAATGGAGATGAAGAGCAACACGAGAAGAAAGAATGGGATGAATCATCGGACAATGAGAGCGTGGCTTCTAGCGTGGACTCTGCAGTGGAGGAGATGTCCAGCGATTATCTCGAAACCCTTCTGGATGA GTtttcagatgatgatgatgatgactggTATCCTGAGGTCACTCCACGAAAAAAGAAGAGATCTGGTCTGTCTTCTGTATCACCATCTCCAGCAAAGTCTTGCAGGTCTGGATCGCCTGCCTCTGTGCAAAGTAGCAAAGGGAAAGCTAGGAAAAGAAGCACGAGACGATCCCTACCTTTCTCCAATAGCATCTCTGAAAAGAAGTGGAGGAGTGTAGATGAGCCTGACATAGACCCGGCACAGCCAATATTCAGACCTAAAAACACACCCGGCCCACAGTTAATCTCCACTGCAACATGCAGTCCTCTGCAGTATTTTGAGTTGTTCTTTTCAAAATCAGTGCTAAAGACAATTTTAGAAAATACAAATGCGAATGGAGCCATGCGTCAAGATGACAAGAAGATGCCATGGGAGGATATTACAATCAAAGATCTGAAGGCATTCATAGCACTGGTGATTTATATGGGAGTGCTGAAATGCTTCTCGCTGACAGACTACTGGAAAACATCAGACTTATACAGTCTGCCTTATCCTGCACGAATCATGACTGGGAAGAAATTTCTTACAATCTCTCGGGCTCTCCATATTAGTGATCCCAAAGTGGATGCAGAGAATGACAAGAAGAGGGGAACACCTGAATACGACCGCCTGTGTAAGATCAAACCACTGTACCAGGACATCAGGGACGCCTGCAGAGCCTCTTTCCATCCCTTTCAGAACATCGCCATTGATGAACGAATGGTGGCCTCAAAGGCTAGAACTGGACTCAAACAATACATGAAAAACAAACCGACAAGAAAGGGGTACAAACTTTTTGTACTGGCGGATTCCCTCTGTGGCTACACATGGGACTTCTTCATTTATGAAGGAAAGGCCAATTTGGTGGAGAGCAAGGGTATTAGCTATGATTCTGTCATGATTCTGGCAAATGAAAGGTTGTTGGGAAGCGGCTACAAGCTGTTTGTTGACAACTTTTACACCAGTCCCAAACTCTTCAGAGACTTGCTCCGTAAAAATATCTGGGCTTGTGGCACTGTTCGCTCTAACCGCATTGGCCACTCAAAGACACAGGCTCCTCATGGCAATATTCGCTGGTTTAGGGAAGAAGATCTGCTGTTTGTTGAGTGGAAGGACAAGAGGGACGTCCTGATGTGCTCCACCTTTCATAAAGCCTTTAATGGGGACACCATAAAGAGAAATGTGAAAGGAGCCGATGGAGTTTGGGCTCCTCAGGAATTCCCCGTTCCAGCCGCAGTGCTGGACTACAACAA GCACATGGGAGGAGTGGATCTATCTGACGCACTCATAGGGTATTACACGGTTCTGCATAAGACACAAAGGTGGTATCGGACCTTCTTTTTCCACTTTGTGGACATCGCTGTAGTCAATGCCTTCATTCTGCACCAGCAGATGGCCAAGATGAAGAAAGAGAAGCCTCTGTCCCAGAAAGCCTTCAGGGAGGCGCTTGTAAATGAGCTTGCATCTCCCCCTCCACCAGTACGAGCGACTCTTACCCCATACTCCCATTTGCCCAAGTACATCAGTGGGGACAGCACCAATGGAAGACGAAGATGCAAAGTTTGCCAGAACAAAACTCCAGTCATGTGCGTGACTTGTGAAATGCCGTTTTGCTTCGTTCCTAAGCGCGACTGTTTCACTAAATGGCATAACCCAGATGGCAGTAGTGAGAATGAGAACGATTAA
- the LOC132131697 gene encoding piggyBac transposable element-derived protein 4-like encodes MDETVQENTEERVSNITDEQDEAMVLEESSDDSDDSTEDMFLDDLDHLWDRLSEPSDDDWYPEVTPRKKKRSGLSSVSPSPAKSCRSGSPASVQSSKGKARKRSTRRSLPFSNSISEKKWRSVDEPDIDPAQPIFRPKNTPGPQLISTATCSPLQYFELFFSKSVLKTILENTNVYGAMRQDDKKMPWEDITIKDLKAFIALVIYMGVLKCFSLTDYWKTSDLYSLPYPARIMSGRKFYKISSALHISDPKVDAENDKKRGTPEYDRLCKIKPLYQDIRDACRASFHPFQNIAIDERMVASKARTGLKQYMKNKPTRKGYKLFVLADSLCGYTWDFFIYEGKANLVESKGISYDSVMILANERLLGSGYKLFVDNFYTSPKLFRDLLRKKIWACGTVRSNRIGHSKTQAPRGNIRWFREEDLLFVEWKDKRDVLMCSTFHKAFNGDTIKRNVKGADGVWAPQEFPVPAAVLDYNKHMGGVDLSDALIGYYTVLHKTRRWYRSFFFHFVDIAVVNAFILHQQMAKMKNQKPLSQKAFREALVTELAETGRAYASERVRPTPTSESHLPDYLNGDSTYGRRKCKMCLNKTPVVCVTCKVHLCFVPKRNCYSKWHGLDGEVDTE; translated from the exons GCTTTCGGAACCCTCTGATGATGACTGGTATCCTGAGGTCACTCCACGAAAAAAGAAGAGATCTGGTCTGTCTTCTGTATCACCATCTCCAGCAAAGTCTTGCAGGTCTGGATCGCCTGCCTCTGTGCAAAGTAGCAAAGGGAAAGCTAGGAAAAGAAGCACGAGACGATCCCTACCTTTCTCCAATAGCATCTCTGAAAAGAAGTGGAGGAGTGTAGATGAGCCTGACATAGACCCGGCACAGCCAATATTCAGACCTAAAAACACACCCGGCCCACAGTTAATCTCCACTGCAACATGCAGTCCTCTGCAGTATTTTGAGTTGTTCTTTTCAAAATCAGTGCTAAAGACAATTTTAGAAAATACAAATGTGTATGGAGCCATGCGTCAAGATGACAAGAAGATGCCATGGGAGGATATTACAATCAAAGATCTGAAGGCATTCATAGCACTGGTGATTTATATGGGAGTGCTGAAATGCTTCTCGCTGACAGACTACTGGAAAACATCAGACTTATACAGTCTGCCTTATCCTGCACGAATCATGTCTGGGAGGAAATTTTATAAAATCTCTAGCGCTCTCCATATTAGTGATCCCAAAGTGGATGCAGAGAATGACAAGAAAAGGGGAACACCTGAATACGACCGCCTGTGTAAGATCAAACCACTGTACCAGGACATCAGGGACGCCTGCAGAGCCTCTTTCCATCCCTTTCAGAACATCGCCATTGATGAACGAATGGTGGCCTCAAAGGCTAGAACTGGACTCAAACAATACATGAAAAACAAACCGACAAGAAAGGGGTACAAACTTTTTGTACTGGCGGATTCCCTCTGTGGCTACACATGGGACTTCTTCATTTATGAAGGAAAGGCCAATTTGGTGGAGAGCAAGGGTATTAGCTATGATTCTGTCATGATTCTGGCAAATGAAAGGTTGTTGGGAAGCGGCTACAAGCTGTTTGTTGACAACTTTTACACCAGTCCCAAACTCTTCAGAGACTTGCTCCGTAAAAAGATCTGGGCTTGTGGCACTGTTCGCTCTAACCGGATTGGCCACTCAAAGACACAGGCTCCTCGTGGCAATATTCGCTGGTTTAGGGAAGAAGATCTGCTGTTTGTTGAGTGGAAGGACAAGAGGGACGTCCTGATGTGCTCCACCTTTCATAAAGCCTTTAATGGGGACACCATAAAGAGAAATGTGAAAGGAGCCGATGGAGTTTGGGCTCCTCAGGAATTCCCCGTTCCAGCCGCAGTGCTGGACTACAACAA GCACATGGGAGGAGTGGATCTATCTGACGCACTCATAGGGTATTACACGGTTCTGCATAAAACAAGAAGGTGGTATCGATCCTTCTTTTTCCACTTTGTGGACATCGCTGTAGTCAATGCCTTCATTCTGCACCAGCAGATGGCAAAGATGAAGAACCAGAAGCCTCTGTCCCAGAAAGCCTTCAGAGAGGCGCTTGTTACAGAGCTTGCGGAAACAGGGCGTGCATATGCCTCTGAAAGAGTACGCCCGACTCCTACTTCAGAATCCCACCTACCTGATTACTTAAATGGGGACAGCACTTATGGAAGACGGAAATGCAAAATGTGCTTAAACAAAACTCCAGTCGTATGTGTAACTTGCAAGGTGCATTTATGCTTTGTTCCAAAGCGTAACTGTTACAGTAAATGGCATGGATTAGATGGTGAGGTTGATACGGAGTAA